A portion of the Chitinivorax sp. PXF-14 genome contains these proteins:
- a CDS encoding FAD-binding oxidoreductase, which translates to MRRWNGWGDDGIDMPLNDAALAFLRERVGETQPPVDASLQQVCAAIPPAALPPHRLLNTAREARLAVSYGQSLPDWLRLRFGKIERVVDAVAAPQSSDEVREVLDYARQHGAVVIPWGGGTSVVGHLTPPAGDAPVISLSMARMTRLLHLDKRSQLATFEAGAAGPEVESQLRAQGYTLGHFPQSFEYSTLGGWIVTRSSGQQSLRYGRIEQLFAGGRLETPAGTLAIPTFPASSAGPDLREMVLGSEGRLGVLTEAIVRVTPMPEMEQFHAVFFADWAHAEAATRELTQLKLPLSMLRLSNEVETLTSLTLAGHARLIGLMEGYLNLRGVPKDGKCLMLMGVTGPTTTCRAALKVAHTVIRRHGGVAVGTRFGEKWKANRFRSVYLRNTLWAHGFAADTVETACDWPKVEPMMRKVEAAATAALARFGERVHAYTHLSHFYPQGSSVYSTFVFRRAPTFEENIERWQVMKEAICRTMVEIGGTISHQHGVGRDHAPYLPAEKGPLGMDALRALVRQFDPDGVMNSGNLGL; encoded by the coding sequence GTGCGACGCTGGAACGGTTGGGGAGACGACGGAATCGATATGCCGCTGAACGACGCGGCGCTGGCTTTCTTGCGCGAGCGGGTGGGTGAGACCCAGCCGCCGGTCGATGCGAGCTTGCAGCAGGTGTGCGCGGCGATCCCGCCCGCCGCCCTGCCGCCGCACCGGCTGCTGAACACCGCGCGCGAGGCCCGCCTCGCCGTGAGCTACGGCCAGAGCCTGCCGGATTGGCTGCGCCTGCGCTTCGGCAAGATCGAGCGCGTGGTCGATGCCGTCGCCGCGCCACAATCGAGCGACGAGGTGCGCGAGGTGCTGGACTATGCCCGCCAGCATGGCGCGGTCGTTATCCCCTGGGGCGGCGGCACCAGCGTGGTCGGCCACCTGACGCCACCGGCCGGCGATGCGCCGGTGATCTCGCTGTCGATGGCGCGCATGACACGGCTGCTGCATCTCGACAAGCGTTCCCAGCTTGCCACCTTCGAGGCCGGCGCGGCCGGGCCCGAGGTCGAATCGCAATTGCGCGCCCAGGGCTACACGCTCGGGCATTTTCCACAATCTTTCGAATACTCGACGCTGGGTGGGTGGATCGTCACCCGGTCGTCGGGCCAGCAATCGCTGCGGTATGGCCGCATCGAGCAGCTTTTCGCAGGCGGCCGCCTGGAGACCCCGGCCGGCACGCTTGCGATTCCCACCTTTCCCGCGTCCAGCGCCGGGCCTGACCTGCGCGAGATGGTGCTGGGCTCAGAAGGCCGCCTGGGCGTGCTGACCGAGGCCATCGTGCGCGTCACGCCGATGCCCGAGATGGAGCAGTTCCACGCCGTGTTCTTCGCCGACTGGGCGCATGCCGAGGCCGCCACGCGCGAGCTGACGCAGCTCAAGCTGCCGCTGTCGATGCTGCGCCTGTCCAACGAAGTCGAGACGCTGACCAGCCTGACGCTGGCCGGCCATGCGCGGCTGATCGGCCTGATGGAAGGCTATCTGAACCTGCGCGGCGTGCCCAAGGATGGCAAGTGCCTGATGCTGATGGGCGTCACCGGCCCCACCACCACCTGCCGCGCCGCGCTCAAGGTGGCGCACACGGTGATCCGCCGCCATGGCGGCGTGGCGGTCGGCACCCGCTTCGGCGAGAAATGGAAGGCCAACCGCTTCCGCTCGGTCTATCTGCGCAACACGCTGTGGGCGCACGGCTTTGCTGCCGACACGGTGGAAACGGCCTGCGACTGGCCCAAGGTCGAGCCGATGATGCGCAAGGTCGAGGCGGCCGCCACCGCGGCCCTCGCCCGCTTCGGCGAGCGCGTGCATGCCTACACCCACCTGTCGCACTTCTACCCGCAGGGGTCGAGCGTCTACAGCACCTTCGTGTTCCGCCGCGCGCCGACCTTCGAAGAGAACATCGAGCGCTGGCAGGTGATGAAGGAAGCGATCTGCCGCACCATGGTCGAGATCGGCGGCACCATCAGCCACCAGCACGGCGTCGGGCGTGACCACGCGCCCTACCTGCCGGCAGAGAAGGGCCCGCTGGGCATGGATGCGTTGCGTGCGCTGGTGCGCCAGTTCGACCCGGACGGCGTGATGAACTCCGGCAACCTGGGGCTGTGA
- a CDS encoding FGGY-family carbohydrate kinase, with the protein MSNDYILAIDNGTQSIRALLFDANGHLVAKSQVMLEAYFSPQPGWAEHHAEDYWRALCQACQRLWAQTHAPRGSIKGVAVTTQRGTMVNLDKHGEPLRPAIVWLDQRKASQVPPLPWWWRTAFKLAGVEHTIRFFQHQAYPNWIKEHQPDIWAKTDKYLLLSGYLNYKLCGRMVDSIGSQVGYIPFDYKKHDWAPSWDWKWQGIPVERHMLPELVPPGTVIGEISRMAADATGIPVGTPLIAAAADKACEVIGAGCLTPDVGCLSYGTTATINTTSRKYVEATPFIPPYPAAVPGHYSSEIQIFRGFWMVSWFKEQFGHLEQMAAAEQGVAPEMLFDELVNAVPPGSMGLMLQPYWSPGIKVPGPEAKGSIIGFGDVHTRAHMYRAILEGLAYALKEGKEKIEKRSGTPITRLRVSGGGSQSDAAMQLTADIFNLPTARPHLYETSGLGAAIDAAVGLGLHGDFETAIRAMTRVGTEFEPNPQHAHIYRELYERVYQRMYERLKPLYEEIGRITGYPAPL; encoded by the coding sequence ATGAGCAACGACTACATCCTGGCCATCGACAACGGCACCCAGAGCATCCGCGCGCTGCTGTTCGACGCAAACGGCCATCTGGTCGCCAAATCGCAGGTGATGCTGGAGGCCTATTTCTCGCCCCAGCCGGGTTGGGCCGAGCACCATGCCGAGGATTACTGGCGGGCGCTGTGCCAGGCCTGCCAGCGGCTGTGGGCGCAGACCCACGCGCCGCGCGGCTCGATCAAGGGCGTGGCGGTGACCACCCAGCGCGGCACCATGGTCAACCTCGACAAGCACGGCGAGCCGCTGCGCCCGGCCATCGTCTGGCTCGACCAGCGCAAGGCTAGCCAAGTGCCGCCGCTGCCATGGTGGTGGCGCACGGCATTCAAGCTGGCCGGCGTCGAGCACACCATCCGCTTCTTCCAGCACCAGGCCTACCCGAACTGGATCAAGGAACACCAGCCCGATATCTGGGCCAAGACCGACAAATACCTGCTGCTCTCGGGCTACCTCAACTACAAGCTGTGCGGCCGCATGGTCGATTCGATCGGCTCGCAGGTCGGCTACATCCCCTTCGACTACAAGAAGCACGACTGGGCGCCGAGCTGGGACTGGAAATGGCAGGGCATTCCGGTCGAACGCCACATGCTGCCCGAGCTGGTGCCGCCAGGCACCGTGATCGGCGAGATCAGCCGCATGGCGGCGGATGCCACCGGCATCCCGGTCGGCACGCCGCTGATCGCCGCCGCCGCCGACAAGGCCTGCGAAGTGATCGGCGCCGGCTGCCTGACACCCGACGTCGGCTGCCTGAGCTACGGCACCACCGCCACGATCAATACCACCAGCCGCAAGTACGTCGAGGCCACGCCGTTCATCCCGCCCTACCCGGCCGCTGTGCCTGGCCATTACAGCAGCGAGATCCAGATCTTCCGCGGCTTCTGGATGGTGAGCTGGTTCAAGGAGCAGTTCGGCCATCTCGAACAGATGGCGGCGGCCGAACAGGGCGTGGCGCCAGAGATGCTGTTCGACGAGCTGGTCAACGCCGTGCCGCCCGGCTCGATGGGGCTGATGCTGCAGCCCTACTGGTCGCCCGGCATCAAGGTGCCGGGGCCCGAGGCCAAGGGCAGCATCATCGGCTTCGGCGACGTGCACACGCGCGCCCACATGTACCGCGCCATCCTAGAAGGCCTGGCCTACGCACTGAAGGAAGGCAAGGAGAAGATCGAAAAACGCTCGGGCACGCCGATCACCCGCCTCAGGGTGTCGGGCGGCGGCTCGCAGTCCGATGCCGCGATGCAGCTCACCGCCGACATCTTCAACCTGCCCACGGCGCGGCCGCACCTGTACGAGACCTCGGGGCTAGGCGCCGCCATCGACGCGGCCGTGGGCCTGGGCCTGCACGGCGACTTCGAGACGGCGATCCGCGCGATGACGCGCGTCGGCACCGAATTCGAGCCCAACCCGCAGCATGCGCACATCTACCGCGAGCTGTACGAGCGTGTGTACCAGCGCATGTACGAACGGCTCAAGCCGTTGTACGAAGAGATCGGCCGCATCACCGGCTACCCGGCACCGCTGTAG
- a CDS encoding glycerol-3-phosphate dehydrogenase/oxidase yields the protein MPSQTSRAQLLARLDTQWDVLIIGGGITGAGILLEAARRGLRALLIEQRDFAWGTSSRSSKLVHGGLRYLKEGQIGLTRESVRERQRLMDEAPGLVEPQSFMFADYAGRKPGRWLFSLGLAIYDRFAGVKTRAYDRPGELRMLAPHIAEAGLKGGLRYLDAKTDDARLVIRVLQEARNKGGEAINYLACTGLLRDAQGVCGAEVEDRISGQRHTIRAGVVINATGAWADTLRGQIKQPKKLRPLRGSHLLFPFWRLPVAQSVSLMHPADGRPVFFYPWEGATLVGTTDLDHGDLDSEPHITADEVAYLMAALHFQFPALQLTLDDIISSYAGVRPVVSTGQADPSKEGRDHVCWLEDGLLTVTGGKLTTFRVIALDALEQAAKRLGRTLPAMDEAAPLFEPPARLNGHVPLDARPRLSGRYGPLAAQVAANVAEADWQRIPGTDTRWLELSWAARHESVEHLDDLLLRRTRIGLLLPHGGAAHLPRIRALCQTGLGWDDVRWAAEEANYRALIASHYSLPPREQIADWRQPTTQQPASQ from the coding sequence GTGCCCTCGCAAACCTCGCGCGCGCAGCTGCTGGCGCGCCTCGATACACAATGGGACGTGCTGATCATCGGCGGCGGCATCACCGGCGCCGGTATCCTGCTCGAAGCGGCACGGCGCGGGCTGCGCGCGCTGCTGATCGAACAGCGCGACTTCGCCTGGGGCACCTCCAGCCGCTCGTCCAAGCTCGTGCACGGCGGGCTGCGCTACCTCAAGGAAGGCCAGATCGGCCTCACGCGCGAGTCGGTGCGCGAGCGCCAGCGGCTGATGGACGAGGCACCGGGCCTGGTCGAGCCGCAGAGCTTCATGTTCGCCGACTATGCCGGGCGCAAGCCGGGGCGCTGGCTGTTTTCGCTGGGCCTGGCGATCTACGACCGCTTTGCCGGCGTCAAGACGCGGGCTTATGACCGCCCCGGCGAGCTGCGCATGCTCGCGCCACACATTGCCGAGGCCGGCCTCAAGGGCGGCCTGCGCTATCTCGATGCGAAGACCGACGACGCACGGCTGGTGATACGCGTGCTGCAGGAGGCCAGAAACAAGGGCGGCGAGGCGATCAACTATCTGGCCTGCACCGGCCTGCTGCGCGATGCCCAGGGCGTGTGCGGCGCCGAGGTCGAGGACAGGATCAGCGGCCAGCGCCACACCATCCGTGCCGGCGTGGTGATCAACGCGACCGGCGCCTGGGCCGACACGCTGCGCGGCCAGATCAAGCAGCCGAAGAAACTGCGGCCGCTGCGCGGCTCGCACCTGCTGTTCCCGTTCTGGCGCCTGCCGGTGGCGCAGTCGGTGAGCCTGATGCACCCGGCCGATGGCCGCCCGGTGTTCTTCTACCCATGGGAGGGCGCCACGCTGGTCGGCACCACCGATCTCGACCACGGCGACCTCGACAGCGAGCCGCACATCACCGCGGACGAAGTCGCCTACTTAATGGCGGCGCTGCATTTCCAGTTCCCGGCACTACAGCTGACGCTCGACGACATCATCTCGAGCTATGCCGGCGTGCGCCCCGTGGTCTCGACCGGCCAGGCCGACCCATCGAAGGAAGGCCGCGACCATGTGTGCTGGCTCGAAGACGGCCTGCTGACGGTAACCGGCGGCAAGCTGACCACCTTCCGCGTGATTGCATTGGATGCGCTGGAACAGGCCGCCAAGCGGCTGGGCCGCACGCTGCCGGCGATGGACGAGGCCGCGCCGCTGTTCGAGCCGCCGGCACGCCTCAACGGGCATGTGCCGCTCGATGCCCGACCGCGCCTGTCTGGCCGCTACGGGCCGCTCGCGGCGCAGGTGGCCGCCAACGTGGCGGAGGCCGACTGGCAGCGCATCCCCGGTACCGACACGCGCTGGCTGGAGCTAAGCTGGGCCGCGCGCCATGAGTCGGTGGAGCATCTCGACGACCTGCTGCTGCGCCGCACGCGCATCGGCCTGTTGCTGCCGCACGGCGGCGCCGCCCATCTGCCGCGCATCCGCGCCCTGTGCCAAACCGGGCTCGGCTGGGACGACGTACGCTGGGCTGCCGAAGAGGCCAACTACCGCGCGCTGATCGCGAGCCACTACAGCCTGCCGCCGCGCGAGCAGATCGCAGACTGGCGGCAGCCCACAACCCAACAGCCTGCAAGCCAATAG
- a CDS encoding glycoside hydrolase family 19 protein has translation MPAVTSSLIQAIMPKCRAPDTWATALDQACSQFQINTPQRLAAFLAQVAHESGELNRLEESLNYSAQRLTQVWPKRFPSLAAAQPYAGNPQRLANFVYANRIGNRDEGSGDGYRYRGRGLIQLTGRANYQAVGQAIGRDLLNQPDDLLTPDGASQSAAYFWKSHLLNELADMNAGDDETEDFKTISIKINGGVAGLPQRQAYWQTARKALGI, from the coding sequence ATGCCCGCTGTTACTTCCTCCCTGATCCAGGCCATCATGCCCAAATGCCGCGCGCCCGATACCTGGGCCACGGCGCTCGACCAGGCCTGTAGCCAGTTCCAGATCAACACGCCGCAGCGGCTGGCGGCCTTCCTGGCGCAGGTTGCGCATGAATCGGGCGAGCTGAACCGGCTAGAGGAAAGCCTCAACTACAGCGCCCAGCGCCTCACCCAGGTCTGGCCCAAGCGCTTTCCCTCGCTGGCGGCAGCCCAGCCCTATGCCGGTAACCCGCAGCGGCTGGCCAATTTCGTTTACGCCAACCGCATCGGCAATCGCGACGAGGGCTCGGGCGACGGCTACCGCTATCGCGGCCGCGGCCTGATCCAGCTGACCGGGCGCGCCAACTATCAGGCGGTGGGCCAGGCGATCGGACGTGATCTGCTGAACCAGCCGGACGACCTGCTGACACCCGATGGCGCCTCGCAGTCGGCCGCCTATTTCTGGAAATCGCACCTGCTCAACGAGCTTGCCGATATGAATGCGGGCGATGACGAGACGGAGGATTTCAAAACCATCTCGATCAAGATCAACGGCGGCGTGGCCGGCCTGCCGCAGCGGCAGGCCTATTGGCAGACGGCGCGCAAGGCGCTGGGTATCTGA